TTAATCAGATGGGCTAGCCCCAACTTGTAACATATGAACTCGATGATAAAAGCCAATACATAAAGTTTGAACTTAACGAGAACTTAACGATAAAGTTTGAACTTAACGAGAACTTAACGATATTGAAGATGATGAATCCATTTGGCACATgtataatgttttataaattttgaaaattgtgAAAAATCGATAATTTATTTGTTAAAAATTGAGaaggttgattttttttttaataaatattaaataacaaGTTGAAATATAGCCATTAGTGGGGTGTAACGGCTTGGACAACCACCCGAATTCATGGTCTTTTTCTTCAATATTGGAGTTCAAGGGTAAGGTTCTCGCCGGTGCCACTTGATTTCAATGTTTCCTCGCTTTGTCCTAAGGGCTAAGAGCCTAAGATCATTAGGTCCCTTCTTAGTAGTGACCAAAAGGTAATTAAAGAAGTTATTTTCAAACTTATTAAAAAGGAAATAAATCAATAAATGGTTTAAAACACAATTTTAAACACCCCTAAGTGATGTCTTTTATGTCTTTGTAATAGAATAAACTTCTGTTTCgataagttttttaaaaaaagtaaTGCAACTGTGTTACACTAATTCTTAATCCGAAATATCTCATTTTGAGAATGTCGTTTGGATTTTGGAGTTTGAAATTTTGTTATTTTAACATTATTTTTTGTGAAAATAACATCAATTATATCAATTATGTTTATTTGTCTGTCTTTAgaaattgttatatttaaaaaatgtcCTTTGATATTGGGAAGTGTTCTTCTAAAGTAATAATCTATTTGTGTTACTTTAGAGTGTGTTTTCTATTTAACTTGGATCTACTTATGTCATGTTGATTCAAAACTAATATATTCGATTAAAGAATCTTAAAAACTTGTTAATTGACAAGAAATAATCTAAAAAGTCCTCATGTTAACGGGTTTTTTTTTCTAGATCCATGATATACTCCCTATATTCTCTATCTTTTATTTCATTTGTTGCTCACTGTCTTTCTAAACCTAAGTCTCGTAAAGAGGCTGCTTTTGACCCCCTGTGGCATGGTGTTATGATTGATGAACTTACTGCTCTTCATCAAACCCATAAATGGGACTTCGGTTTGCTACCACCCAAAAAAACATACTATTTGTTGTTTACAAGATTAAATCAAAATCTGATGGGTCAATTGAAAGGTACAAGGCCATATTTATTGTTAAAGCTTACTCTTAGtaataattttgattatgaagaaaTATGTGCACTAATTTCTAAAATGACAACCTTTCATATTATGATTTTAGTTGATTTTGAATGAAAGTGAAAAATAtctcaaatggatgttaaaaattCTTTGAATGGTGATAttcatgaggatgtttacatgatacCTCCTCCAAGTATTGTTTATTAGAAAGTGAAGTGTGTTGGAATTGGAAATCATTCTATGGTATCGAATAATCTCCTCATGCATGGTTTGAGAAGTTATCCATGATGATTACCTCTTTTTCCTCTATTCCTGGTAATCATGATTTGTCATTGTTTGTTAAATGTACAATCATAGGTTGGATCCTCTTGCCCTGGTGGTTGGTGAGATGATTTATTGCCAATGATGATTATGATGGTATTGAGTGCTTAAAGCGTGATTTAGCTAATCGATTTTTCTATAACAAACTTGAGGATGATGAGTTACCTTTTGGAAATTAGGATTGCCCTCTCCTACAAAGttatctttttctctctctctctctctctctctctctctctctctctctctctctttatatatatatatatatatatatatatatatatatatatatatatatatatatatatatatatatatatatatatatatatatatatatatatatatatatatatgtgaaatgTATGAATGTGTTTACTTATCCGACCAAAGAATACTTACTGACCGACAAGGTTCTTTTTTCTGACATTTACTTTATTTTACAACATTGTGGTAAATGCTTAAATAAAGTAACCACACTCTAGTCGGTTCGTACTCGCTCATACTACTATTAATCAGGGAGCAATTCTTCATATTTTGACCTATCTAAATGCTTAAGTATTTTGTTCCCTTCAATCCACACTCTAGAGCTACATGCTTTATAATGAATGCTGATTGGGATGATTCAATGATCTCAAGTCTACTActagttttctttttttttttttttttttttttttttttttttttgtattttttgtattttttttgtattttttagacATTATTTTATCTTATGAAAGATTAATAAACATGATGttgtttctttttctttcatAGACTAAACATTGCATTGTTTTAGTGACCACTTATGATATTTCATGACTATGTTGGTTACTTAAGAATATGGATGTTGATGTTTTTTCATCTCACTCTCTTACATTGTAACAACAAACGTGTGATGCAGATTGCTCATAAACATATTTTCACGAGTGGATGAAGCATATTGAGATCGACTATTATTGTACTCGTCACCATTTCCTACTATATGTTCCTCAAGCCTTACATattattgataaattattttactcacacacacacacacacacacacacacacacacatatatatatatatatatatatatatatatatatatatatatatatatatatatagggttaggttcttgtgaaaccgtgagacgcattttttatttttttttatttttttcttagttaattcaagttccgaaaataatatttaaaaaaagaatttttggatttttccatttattttgcattttaaaattattttttagaatatgtacagtgtaatattctattagaatatttcacgtatttttcaaaaaaaacgagatttttttttattattttttatttttttagttaattcaagttccgaaaataatatttaaaaaaagaatttttagatttttccatttattttgcattttaaaattattttttagaatatgtacagtgtaatattctattagaatatttcatgtattttttaaaaaaaaaacgagattttttagttaattcaagttccgaaaataatatttaaaaaaagaatttttggatttttccagttattttgcattttaaaattatttttagatttggtatcacggtctcacaaaattagaatggtttcaaatgaacctgaacatatatatatatatatatatatatatatatatatatatatatatatatatatatatatatatatatatatatatatatataattctattAGTTTTACATTTATGTTTTTAGTCTCACAAATTATCAATGGACAACGGGTAATGAAGTGTCATGTGATTTTGAGGAGAGATGTTAAGtatatttatgtttgtttttgtttggtCGTTTTAGTTGTGGGTTGTTTAGCTATTTTCTTTACCCTAAATATGTAACTTTTATTGATGATAATTGATAATAAAACCTTAACCGTTGTTTACTTCCAATCAACATAATAATAGATTATGCTTATACAATCCAAAAATTAACATTTTACTCCATAAACAAGATCAATCTTAAATAATTATGCGTCTCAATGTCTCATGTTTCGTAATATACCAAATCAAACGAGCTAAAAAGAAATAGGTCACGAATTGTGGATCTCTAGGAGGCCCATTTCAAATTCGGATTAAAACTCGGTCCATTTAAAAGTCAATCTCTTTTCATCTCGGCCTCTCGGGTTTCCCTCTTTTCGCTCAGTATCTCATTTTCTGCTCATAGCCTTCATTTTCTTGCGATTTTTAGGTTTCCGGTTTTTGTTAAGAAATTTCTTGATTGCACAAGTGAAATTCCACGACTGTGAAGGATTATAAGTCTGAAGCCTAATCAAACAATCATTGATCCAACAGGTTCGTCGATATATCCACCTCGTTTTGTTCTTctgcatttttttttaattatttttttaatttgatcTCGTTTCGAATTATGCGAATTCAGAATTAATACCAATTCTCTATGTTTCTTAGATCTTTTATACAACATGAAATTTCTGAAATTTGAGAATATTTGATCGGCATATATGCATATAACAGATTCGATCGATTAGGGTTGCACGTCCCAAAATTGGAGTCCCGATTTTGTTGAGAAATCCGAAccgaatattttttttttcttgaattcaTCCTAGATACTTAGGAACATCAATTTTCTAGAATAGGATTTGTATCATTAGTTTGAAGTTAGGTTCTATTTTAACCCTAAAATTGAGTTTtaattcttatttttgtattaacaATCGAGGAATTTTTTAGAAGCTAATCTTCTTTCAGGACGTGTAGTTGGGTAGTTTTCCTATGATTATACATGTGCAATCTCTGTGTTTCTCCTGGAGGCCATTGACAACCATATCTTGATAAAATCACAAATTCATTTAAGCACATCGAACATCTGGGCCTAGTGAAACTTTGAAATGCATGACGTTGATAGATACCTTTTTCAAAGGAAGCATTTGAACCCTATGTTAATAGAAGATGTAGTATCATTATTCTTGAAACCCAACTTTGTTTCTGACATTGTCATATTTTTAGGGAATTTGATGATTAATAACCTCAAATTTCTGATATGTTTTAGCTCCCATATCTTCTTTCAGGTTAAACTATTAGGTGATGATTTGGAACTATTAGAATTTAATCTATATTTCGCTTCAATATGAACAATTCTCATTGTCAAGATCAGGTAAGTTTTCCAAaccctttttaattttattttttttataattatatttcaaaatcaataGCAAGTCGACAAGTGTACACAATCATATCACAGGAAACACCTGTGGTGGCTGGATTTGAAGTCCCAACATCACCGGATGCAAGTTACAACAACATCTACACTGCAACCGAAGATGATGGGCGGGACCCACCCATAGTCCCACAACACCTACAACACACAGTTCTAAGCTATAGCTACCCGAAAAACGGCGACCCAGCTGCCCGACTGCCCGACCCACAACATGTGGTGCTGAATCATCTTTACATTGAGAACAGAGAGGCACCTCGGTCAGTTGTGGCTCTTGGGTTCTCTCATCGTTTTCGGTCAAAATACGTGAATGTTGTACTTTATAAACCGGTTCAAAGAAGGGGAAGTAGCATCTCTTGATTGTTGGTGGTTTTGGAAGTGGATTTTGGAATCGTTAAAACTTATGTtcatattatatatttttggaGGTTTTTAAATACTTGTGAGTTGTGACTGATATTTTGTACTTTTGTAAACTGAAGATTGCTTTAATTTTAAGTTTTATGTTTGTAGTAATAGTAAGTTGTATGTCGTGAAATCGATTTTTGGTTGTTGAATTTGATCACGTAGCCTTTCATAGGTAGAAGATGGATGATGATATCATGATATGATGTGGCAACATAGTTACATCTTTCAATTTCACTCTTAAGCCATGAACATGTATGGATACCTTGTTAAGCATTTTGAATTTCATCATCAACATCTTTTCTATTTCTATACTTCTTGTCTTCTTTAAAATCAGTtgtttaatcttcaaattctgaaatggCATTTGGCAAGAATAGCAATACTCCACGAGATGACGGTGAGACCATAGTGAGTGACACACAAAGTTACATTGACCTTGATGATGAGGTACAAAACACAACATTATCAATAGGAGGTCAAGCAAAAAAACCAACCGAAGAGAGATTCTACTAAGCCACTCCTTGATGAAGCAACCTTTGTTGGCACAGGAAACAAGAAGAACGAAGGAGGTGCTAAAAAGTGGATAGGAAACAAGAAGAATGAAGGAGGTCCTCTAAAAAGTGGATTTGCAATCACTGTAAAGGTATGTTCACGAGCTCCTACACCAGAATTCATGACCATTTTTTTGGTCCCGATGTGGGGAAAAATTGAGCTTAAAAGATGCTTAATCATGGTTAGAG
The genomic region above belongs to Lactuca sativa cultivar Salinas chromosome 4, Lsat_Salinas_v11, whole genome shotgun sequence and contains:
- the LOC111917722 gene encoding SNF1-related protein kinase regulatory subunit beta-3, whose amino-acid sequence is MNNSHCQDQETPVVAGFEVPTSPDASYNNIYTATEDDGRDPPIVPQHLQHTVLSYSYPKNGDPAARLPDPQHVVLNHLYIENREAPRSVVALGFSHRFRSKYVNVVLYKPVQRRGSSIS